Genomic segment of Canis aureus isolate CA01 chromosome 16, VMU_Caureus_v.1.0, whole genome shotgun sequence:
TAGGGATACATTCGTGcacaataaaagtattttttttttaaagcaggggaGTGATAAACATAAAATTCCTGATACTAtgaccctgggggtgggggtggggtgtaggAAAATGGGATGGGGCGTGCGCAGGCGGTCTTGGATACGGAGGTGGCATTTGGGATGACCATTTTGTTGATCTGCTCCATAGCTTACGTACACATggtggttttatatatatatattcaccttCCACAAAGTAATTTTAAAGATTACATGGAGAGGCTCCCAGAGGTAATCCTTCTCACCATATGCTCTCCACTCTGATTACCTGGTGGCAGGAGCCCAGGTGTCTGAGTGCCTGGACTCCAGCCTCCCCCCCACCTTCACCGCTCTACTTTTCATTCCCACTTCTTTCCCTCCCAAGCTCTGGCTCAGGCCACCACACTgtggccccagccccacctctcCCTTGAAGACTATCCTCACTGATCATGAAGCACAGCAGGAAATTTCAGTTCTGGTCTCATGTGACAGCTCAGTGGCCTTGGCCAGCCTGCCTGCTTCTTCTCCAAGCACATCTGCCCTGGCACTTAGCGGGCTTCCTCTCCTGACATCTCTCTATGCCCCAAGCCCTTTCTTGTCAGCCCCCTTTGCTGGtccctcctccatctccctccccctTACCTAAATGGTGGCACCCCCAGGAATCTTCTGAGGATCCGTCTCCCTGGCAGCCTCACCTGGCTTCGGTCATCATCTGAATGCTGATGAggtcccagcccagccccaggctTTGCTCCTGAACCTCAGGCCCAAACGTCAAATTGTCCCCTCAGACTTTCTACTTGGATGTCGCATAGGCTCTTCGGGGACATGTGCAATTCCAACTCCTGACCTTCTTCACAAAAGCCTGGTCCCCTTCCTGGGACTTGTATTTATCCGTCTAAGTACCTAAGCCACCTGTTAGTCAGCCTCAGCTCTCCCTTGTCCCTTGCTACCCCTGTCCTGCCACTACATTCAGTCCCACGCAGTCACCAGCCCAGCTTTTCCACCTCCTTAGTGACTCTCAGATCCATCTCTCCACCCACACAGAGATTTTCCTAATCCAAGTGAACACCACCTCTTGTTTGTATGAAAGCAATCGGTTCGCTAGTCACCCCCCTGCTCCCAGCCTTGCCCAATCTGCTCTCCATCCTGCAACTGGTTTGTTCTTTGTTAAGTGCAGATCTGAGCTCACAACTCCCTTGCAAACATCCTCCGGTGGGGGGACCCTTGCCCTCAGCCTTCCATGCACATCTGAGCATGCCATTCCCCTGCAAACATCCTTTagcgggggtgtgtgtgggggggagccTGCTCTCAGCATTCCATGATTCGGCCCCTGTCTACTtgacccacctcctcttccctcaTCTCCCTCGAAGCTCTGCCTCAAACCCCACCCTCCAATCACACCAAACCTCTTTCAACTCCTCAAAATGTAGGATTCCTCCCTACCCCTAGGGCTGCAAACATGTGCCCCTCAGAACACTGTCTCCTCGGCCCTATCCAGAATCTCCCGCTTCGTCCCACTGCCACTCCTGCCGCAGAGTCTTCCCAGACCATCTTCAGTCCCACCCAGAAAATGTTAGATGGTCCCACGATgtcacagtgcctggtacatttCTTATTCTACTCTAGCACTTGTGATACTTCATACTAGgtgctttttaaatcatttgtctCCTGTATTAGCAAACTCCATGCCTCAGCCAGAGGAGACCTGACTCTCTACATAGTACCTTGGACAGTGCCTGGCCCCTACTAAGCAGGTGGTACAAAATGGTGGAAGGAAGGATGAATAAATAGGCAAGCACTGTGCTTTacatatgttatttcatttaattcttacaagaATCCTTGAAGGGAGGTACTGTTAgtttcattttacacatgagaaaggGGAAGTAACTTGCCTCtgatcacacagctagcaaatAGACAGTCAGACCCAGGTTTAACACCAAAGGTCACACCAGCAACCACCTGCCCACCTCTGACCACCCCGTCCCCACCCCTCGTCCCACAGGCAGCCAGGGAGTCCTCTACAGGCCCCGTGAAGTTTGGAAACTCAGGCTGAGATTGGCAATGGTTACCTGGAAGCATGTGGGCcccggcctccctgcagggatgtCCGACTGGTAGAAAACTTTGAGCTCTGGAGTCAGGGCAATGACAGTCTTAATCACCAAGGAGATGATATCAGACCAGACTTTCTTGATGTCAACACCTTTGGAAGACAACCTACAAAGAATGCTAGAAAAAGTCCTTTTGCTGCCCGTGCTAGTGCTGTCCGAATGGACAAAGTTACCACTATGGATGTTCAGTGAATAGTTGGTTAAGTGCATAAAGACGTGGTGTAGATTTTTGGGGCTGGGCTCCTGATATGGCTCTGTACAAAATCTAGAGAGTCCGTCTTTGGCTATGTAAATCTCTAAGGGGTCTAAGGACTTGAGTAAGACATACAGACGAATATCAAACTTGAGCTTGTCGATAAGAAGAGGTTTGCAAATGTATTCCTGGACCACCGCTGGCCTGCTCTGAAGGGTCCCTGCCAGGCGAATGTCACTGGGGTCTTTAATGAGGTAGATTCCATCACCCTGACAACCACCGTCGGGTTTCACAATAAAAGTGGGCTTCCAGGAGGGGTCACCATCTTTCACCATTCGAAcctggtgggggaaaaaaatagttaGCGTtatattcttttcctctctggacCCCCAAGACAGAGTAGGACCTCAGCAAACATTTGGTGAGTGAACGACCAAGTGAGCTCTGCCCATGTGAGTCTTCAAGGAAGGAGCATGAGGCAGATAACACTGTACTAGATACTGAGATAGTGGCCTAAGGACTGCCCTTAATTTTGTCCACCAGGAGGGGGACCGAGGGTGCAGTGGATCTATGGTCATAGGAGCTAGGTCCAAGTCCCAGGTCTTTGTCAGTTATGAGATTTAACAACAGGCAAGACATTTAACTAACGATGATATGATAATggtgaggagggagaaggggagcgTATGGGCCAAATGGCAGGAGAGGGGACAGGGAAGCTGGAGGAAATACGGAGGAGGAGGTGGATGTGAAAGAGAGAGCCAGTCTCTCTGCAGCTTGTGATGTGAGCTCTCTAACTGGGGCCATACCTGGgaggccgaggaggaggaggaggaggaggaggaggaggaggaggaggaagcctcCACACTGCACTTGCTCCTGGCCCTCCACCTTTGCTGTGGCAGCTCGGCCCAGGGCATCCGCGCTCTGCCTTTTACTTATCTCTCTGGTCAGCCTGTATTTCTCAGTGAAGTTTTTGCCAATTCCATGGGCGCTATCGGTTACTCGGGGCTTGTAAAAGATCTTTAACAATGGAGAAACACTTAAAACCTTAATAATGGTCCACATCAATTGTTTTCCCCTTGTCAGCAGGATTCGAGAATGGAAGTTCACCAGAGATCAATGCAAGCCTCCCAGGGCCCTCCGCTGAGCCTTCCTGGCAACTGTGACCTTGACCGTTTATGTAGTTATTTAATATGCATCCAAAGCATTTCTACGTTGGCCCTTCACAGTAAATATAAGCATGCTGGAGAGATGACAGTTATGGATCAGGGAGTGAAAAATGTCAAGATTGCACTGATGGATAATTTTTCCCTCTGGAAAGCTTTTACTATGCTGAAGATACTAACAGTTCAATATGTTACGGGGAGCAGTATTTTCTCCTTTGAATTAAGTGTATATgccttaaataaattaaaccGCATGGTCAATAGTCTCTGTCATTCATTGCATTACTGAATATTTCTTCTGCTCTTTGCCAGGGTAGGACCATACAAATCATAATTATTAATACTAATAGGATGACTGAAATTTTAGATTTGGAAGGATCCTCGGAGCTCGACGCTCCCCGGTCCTCGCGTAATTCAAActaggaagctgaggctcagacaggTGACATGACCTGCCCGGGGTCCCCTAACTGGCTGGTGGGATGGATCGG
This window contains:
- the TTLL11 gene encoding tubulin polyglutamylase TTLL11 isoform X9, encoding MRRGSGDREPAAGREAERVGLDAGAAGEPEREAPEEPREERAPGRPRAAREGDASAVPPPPQPARARGLRLHREAAGKGRGCGRSSGNPADELRPPRPVTVDSSKARTSLGALKISIRQLRWKEFPFGRRLPCDIYWHGVSFHDNDIFSGQVNKFPGMTEMVRKITLSRAVRIMQNLFPEEYNFYPRSWILPDEFQLFVAQVRMVKDGDPSWKPTFIVKPDGGCQGDGIYLIKDPSDIRLAGTLQSRPAVVQEYICKPLLIDKLKFDIRLYVLLKSLDPLEIYIAKDGLSRFCTEPYQEPSPKNLHHVFMHLTNYSLNIHSGNFVHSDSTSTGSKRTFSSILCRLSSKGVDIKKVWSDIISLVIKTVIALTPELKVFYQSDIPAGRPGPTCFQVTIANLSLSFQTSRGL